A window of Ignavibacterium sp. contains these coding sequences:
- a CDS encoding asparagine synthase-related protein, translating to MGKYFADIIYFGERPVFRTAPAPLYLLSKKVREENFKVVLTGEGADEIFGGYNIFKEAKIRKFWSNNPESKLRSKLLKKLYPYIFQRQKIIQYS from the coding sequence ATTGGTAAGTACTTTGCAGATATAATTTATTTTGGTGAAAGACCTGTTTTTCGTACAGCACCAGCACCTCTTTATCTTCTTTCAAAAAAAGTTCGTGAAGAAAATTTTAAAGTTGTACTAACCGGCGAAGGTGCCGATGAAATTTTCGGTGGTTATAACATATTCAAAGAAGCAAAAATCAGAAAGTTCTGGTCAAACAATCCTGAATCAAAATTAAGATCTAAGCTGCTTAAAAAGCTTTATCCATACATCTTTCAAAGACAAAAGATTATTCAGTACTCTTGA
- a CDS encoding asparagine synthase C-terminal domain-containing protein, which produces MLKLPEDFDRWETLSKAQYLEISTFMSGYLLSSQGDRMAMGNSVELRVPYLDHRLIEFMSTVPAKYKIFGLNEKYILKKVFKDSLPKEILYRAKNPYRAPIRNSFFDNNDFNAEDILSEEKLIQSGVFNPSKVKLLLQKAKKSNSLSELDNMALAGIISTQLLFEHFIASKKNFNIDNYHFKIFFDNRTNN; this is translated from the coding sequence CTGTTAAAGCTTCCTGAAGATTTTGATAGATGGGAAACGCTATCAAAAGCTCAGTATCTGGAGATTTCAACTTTTATGAGTGGTTACTTGCTTTCATCTCAGGGCGATAGAATGGCAATGGGAAATTCAGTTGAGCTTCGTGTTCCTTATCTCGATCACAGATTAATTGAATTTATGTCAACTGTACCCGCAAAGTATAAGATATTCGGTTTGAATGAAAAGTACATTCTTAAAAAAGTTTTCAAGGATTCTCTACCAAAAGAAATTTTATATCGGGCAAAAAATCCTTACAGAGCTCCGATCAGAAATAGCTTCTTTGATAATAATGATTTTAATGCAGAAGATATTTTGTCTGAAGAAAAGCTAATTCAATCCGGAGTATTTAATCCTTCAAAAGTGAAATTACTTTTACAGAAAGCTAAAAAATCAAATTCATTAAGCGAGCTTGATAATATGGCTCTTGCAGGAATAATCTCAACTCAGTTGTTGTTTGAACATTTTATCGCAAGTAAAAAAAATTTCAACATAGATAATTATCACTTCAAAATATTTTTTGATAACAGAACAAATAACTAA
- the nadE gene encoding NAD(+) synthase, whose amino-acid sequence MSFQKDSILIDAKAEAERIIKELREIVAKKIHKRGAVVGVSGGIDSSVVLALCANAFGPEKVLALMMPDKDSSPDSLNLAKKLVEKFNVPYIVEDITEAVKGFGAYKRRDEAVKKVFPEYDESYKMKIVLPKDDEAKGKLNVYYVTIISPNGEEKTARLPLAEYLQIVAASNFKQRSRTNFLYYHAEARNYAVIGTGNKNEHEQGFFVKYGDGGADIKPIAHLFKTQVYQLAEYLGVPEEIQKRTPTTDTYSAEQTQEEFFFRLPYSVLDRIWFGWEKGFSSKEIAEALNLSEAQVDVVINDIRQKIKTTEYLRMEPISLG is encoded by the coding sequence ATGTCATTTCAGAAAGATTCAATTTTAATAGATGCAAAAGCTGAAGCAGAAAGAATTATTAAAGAACTTCGCGAAATCGTTGCTAAAAAAATTCATAAAAGAGGAGCGGTTGTTGGTGTAAGCGGTGGAATTGATTCCTCAGTTGTTCTGGCATTATGCGCTAATGCTTTTGGTCCTGAAAAAGTTCTTGCTTTGATGATGCCTGATAAAGATTCAAGTCCTGACAGTTTGAATCTTGCAAAAAAACTCGTAGAAAAATTCAATGTTCCGTACATAGTTGAAGATATAACTGAAGCAGTAAAAGGTTTCGGTGCTTATAAAAGAAGAGATGAAGCGGTTAAAAAAGTTTTTCCTGAATATGACGAATCATATAAAATGAAAATTGTTCTGCCTAAAGATGATGAAGCAAAAGGGAAATTAAATGTTTATTATGTTACAATTATCTCACCGAACGGAGAAGAAAAAACTGCTCGACTGCCATTAGCAGAGTATCTGCAAATCGTAGCAGCTTCAAACTTTAAGCAAAGAAGCAGAACAAATTTTCTTTATTATCATGCTGAAGCAAGAAATTATGCTGTGATTGGAACAGGAAATAAGAATGAGCACGAGCAAGGATTTTTTGTTAAGTATGGTGACGGTGGTGCTGATATAAAACCAATTGCTCATTTATTTAAAACACAGGTTTATCAGCTTGCGGAATACCTTGGAGTTCCGGAAGAGATTCAGAAAAGAACACCAACTACTGATACATACAGTGCAGAACAAACTCAGGAAGAATTTTTCTTCAGACTTCCCTACTCTGTGCTTGACAGAATCTGGTTTGGTTGGGAAAAAGGATTTTCAAGTAAAGAAATTGCTGAGGCACTTAATCTTTCTGAAGCACAAGTTGATGTTGTAATAAATGATATCAGGCAGAAAATAAAAACTACTGAATATCTTAGAATGGAACCGATTTCTTTAGGTTAA
- a CDS encoding AMP-binding protein, with translation MKNYFWETFGDFGNKTSLIEADSGKSITYGELDKITDEISEKFISEEKKLFFLFTNNSIKSLISYLAILKSGDAVLLLDDKLNSEIRKNLIEIYKPSVIINQSEEVEGYEQRSVGILENCLFRTNMSEVKLHPSLKVLLSTSGTTGSPKLVRLSADNIQSNAESIAQYLEIDENEKPITTLPFNYSYGLSVINSHLLKGATIVLTEKTVFFKDFWNTFKQHECTSFAGVPYTYQMLKRTGFDKLDLPSLKTMTQAGGKLNEEMIKYFYEYAERKNIRFFVMYGQTEATARISYVPYEKLKYKIGSIGISIPGGKLSLMKDGNEITEPHQVGEIVYEGENVMLGYAESLNDLSKGNELNFTLHTGDLGYFDEDRFFYVTGRMKRFIKMFGLRINLDEVQKMIENHFNIAAACTGEDEKLKILVQTADELDNKVKQKVCETYKLNPSTVYVKQTDNIPTKSTGKYDYEKINLMF, from the coding sequence ATGAAAAATTATTTTTGGGAAACGTTTGGTGACTTTGGAAATAAAACTTCACTGATTGAAGCTGATTCCGGAAAATCAATTACTTACGGTGAGCTTGATAAAATAACTGATGAAATCTCTGAGAAATTTATCTCGGAAGAAAAAAAACTTTTTTTTCTTTTCACTAATAACTCAATAAAATCTTTAATTTCTTATCTGGCAATTCTTAAATCAGGTGATGCGGTTTTACTTCTTGATGATAAATTGAATTCTGAAATAAGAAAAAATCTTATTGAAATTTATAAACCAAGTGTAATCATAAACCAAAGTGAAGAAGTCGAGGGATATGAACAAAGATCAGTAGGAATTTTAGAGAATTGTCTTTTCAGAACCAACATGTCCGAAGTCAAACTTCATCCGTCATTAAAAGTTTTGTTGTCAACTTCAGGAACAACCGGTTCGCCAAAACTTGTGCGATTAAGTGCTGATAATATTCAATCAAATGCAGAATCAATTGCACAATACCTTGAGATAGATGAAAATGAAAAACCCATTACAACTTTGCCATTCAATTATTCTTATGGATTATCTGTCATAAACAGTCATTTGCTAAAAGGTGCCACAATTGTTCTGACTGAAAAAACGGTTTTCTTCAAAGATTTCTGGAATACATTCAAACAACATGAATGCACTTCATTTGCAGGAGTTCCTTATACTTACCAGATGCTTAAACGAACTGGCTTTGACAAACTGGATTTACCTTCACTTAAAACTATGACACAAGCTGGTGGAAAACTGAACGAAGAAATGATAAAATATTTTTACGAATATGCCGAAAGAAAAAATATTAGATTCTTCGTTATGTACGGACAAACGGAAGCTACAGCAAGAATAAGTTATGTTCCTTATGAAAAGTTAAAATATAAAATTGGCTCAATTGGTATTTCAATTCCTGGTGGAAAATTAAGTCTGATGAAAGATGGAAATGAAATAACAGAACCACATCAGGTTGGTGAAATTGTTTATGAAGGTGAAAATGTTATGCTCGGTTATGCCGAATCACTAAATGATTTGAGTAAGGGTAACGAATTAAATTTTACATTACACACAGGTGATTTGGGTTACTTTGATGAAGACAGATTCTTTTATGTAACCGGCAGGATGAAAAGATTTATTAAAATGTTCGGTTTAAGAATCAATCTTGATGAGGTGCAGAAAATGATTGAAAATCATTTTAACATTGCAGCAGCTTGCACAGGAGAAGATGAGAAACTAAAAATCTTAGTTCAAACTGCTGATGAACTTGATAATAAGGTTAAACAAAAAGTTTGTGAAACTTATAAGCTCAATCCTTCCACAGTTTATGTTAAACAAACTGATAATATTCCAACGAAATCAACCGGTAAGTACGATTACGAAAAAATAAATTTGATGTTTTAG
- a CDS encoding PAS domain S-box protein — protein sequence MDINLLTSERIFEFLAENASDLIYIYRLVPEPKFEYVSPSATRITGYTPEEHYADPQLGLKLVHPDDLPILQAFLEKNIITEPIILRWKKKDGTIIWTEQINTPIYDSEGNLIAIQGIARDITKRKLDEEKLIESESLYKYLFEHNPLPMWVYDLDTLKFLAVNNAAINKYGYSREEFLSMTIKDIRPDDEIPALMKNIAEVKDDLQKSRPWKHKLKDGRIIYTEISSHGLNYEGHNARLVLANDITEQFLAEEKIRRLTRVYAVLSEVNQTIVRVHDKKKLFQDICNIAVDIGKFKMTWISVLDEETLQIKSAASAGTSEDFLNNISISLSELNSSSEPIGVAFRENHYVIINDFQNEKSVAQWMLLAQKYGFKSSAIFPIIVFGKTIATFNLYSDIKDFFDEDEIKLLDELSKDISFAIEYLETESEREKIRSELEYQSNLLSNVNDAIIATDKNLRITYWNEAAEQIYGIKRNEAIGKTTRDVLHTQYLELGRDDILKKLSIEGKYSTRVIQYHKSGRKIYVDAKGFAVKDKSGNLIGYASINRDITVSYEAEMLLRESEEKFRALAESTPAAIFIYQGEYFQYLNPAAENLTGYKLNEIYGMKFFELVHPDHREMVKERGIRRQLGEEIENRYVFKIIRKNGEARWVDFGAEIIEYKGKPAAIGTAYDITDRIIFEESLKESEEKYRLLVENQTDLVVKVDLEGRFLFVSESYCKTFGKSQEELLNNKFLPLVHPDDRESTLKEMEKLYSHPYSCYIEQRALTAKGWKWFNWADTMVFDENGKPIAIIGVGRDITEKKIAEIALRESQEELKRSEEMLRSLTQKLQDIREEERTRIAMELHDELGQVLTAIKIDLNSLIKKPPYKKEIPQKVAPIISLVEDTINTVRKISSELRPVILDRLGLLAAIEWQIDEVRKRLGIKTQTNLPEEITGLTKEQEVAIFRTFQEITTNISRHSKATEIAVSITTDEEKLMMIVRDNGIGFTPESISKKGGLGLLGMKERIKSVGGFMEINSKINFGTEIKIFIPLK from the coding sequence ATGGATATAAATTTATTAACTTCTGAAAGAATTTTTGAATTCCTTGCTGAAAACGCCAGCGATTTAATCTATATCTACAGACTTGTACCTGAACCTAAATTTGAATATGTCAGTCCTTCTGCAACAAGAATTACAGGATACACTCCGGAAGAACATTACGCAGATCCGCAACTTGGGTTAAAGCTTGTCCATCCTGATGACTTACCAATTCTGCAAGCTTTTCTTGAAAAGAATATAATCACAGAACCAATTATTCTTAGATGGAAGAAAAAAGACGGAACAATAATCTGGACAGAGCAAATCAACACACCAATTTATGATTCCGAAGGAAATCTAATAGCTATTCAGGGAATTGCACGAGACATAACAAAAAGAAAACTTGACGAAGAAAAACTGATTGAAAGTGAGTCTCTTTACAAATATCTTTTTGAACACAATCCTTTACCAATGTGGGTTTATGATTTAGATACATTAAAATTTTTGGCTGTTAATAATGCAGCTATTAATAAATACGGTTATTCGAGAGAAGAATTTTTATCAATGACAATAAAGGATATCAGACCTGATGACGAAATCCCTGCTCTGATGAAAAATATAGCTGAAGTAAAAGATGATCTTCAAAAGTCGCGACCATGGAAACATAAACTCAAAGACGGAAGAATAATTTACACTGAAATATCATCACACGGACTTAATTATGAAGGACATAATGCAAGACTTGTACTTGCAAATGATATTACAGAACAATTTTTAGCTGAAGAGAAAATCAGAAGATTGACCCGTGTTTATGCAGTACTTAGTGAGGTTAATCAAACAATAGTAAGAGTCCACGATAAGAAAAAATTATTTCAGGATATCTGCAATATTGCTGTTGATATCGGAAAATTTAAAATGACCTGGATTTCTGTTCTTGATGAAGAAACACTTCAGATCAAATCAGCAGCTTCAGCAGGAACATCTGAAGATTTCCTGAATAACATTAGTATCAGTCTTTCAGAATTAAATTCAAGTAGTGAGCCGATTGGTGTGGCATTCAGAGAAAATCATTATGTGATAATTAATGATTTTCAGAATGAAAAAAGTGTTGCTCAGTGGATGTTGCTTGCACAAAAATATGGTTTCAAATCTTCAGCAATTTTTCCAATCATAGTTTTTGGTAAAACTATAGCCACATTCAATTTATATTCTGATATCAAAGACTTCTTTGATGAAGACGAAATCAAATTGCTTGATGAGTTATCAAAAGATATTTCCTTCGCAATCGAATATCTGGAAACAGAATCTGAGAGAGAAAAAATAAGATCTGAACTTGAATATCAATCTAATCTTCTTTCGAATGTTAATGATGCAATTATTGCAACGGACAAAAATCTTAGAATTACTTATTGGAATGAAGCTGCAGAACAGATTTATGGAATAAAAAGAAATGAAGCTATTGGTAAAACAACAAGAGATGTTTTACATACACAGTATCTTGAGCTTGGCCGGGATGATATATTAAAAAAATTATCTATTGAAGGAAAGTACTCAACAAGAGTAATTCAGTATCATAAATCCGGTAGAAAAATTTATGTTGATGCGAAGGGTTTTGCTGTAAAGGATAAAAGTGGAAATCTGATTGGTTATGCAAGCATAAATCGTGATATAACCGTAAGCTATGAAGCAGAAATGCTTTTAAGAGAAAGTGAAGAAAAATTCAGAGCATTGGCTGAATCAACTCCGGCAGCAATTTTTATCTATCAGGGTGAATATTTCCAGTATCTTAATCCTGCAGCAGAAAACCTTACAGGTTATAAGTTAAATGAAATTTATGGTATGAAATTTTTTGAACTTGTTCATCCTGATCACAGAGAAATGGTTAAGGAAAGAGGCATTCGTAGACAATTAGGTGAAGAAATTGAAAACAGATATGTTTTCAAAATAATCAGAAAAAATGGTGAAGCACGCTGGGTTGATTTTGGTGCAGAGATAATTGAATACAAAGGCAAACCTGCTGCTATCGGAACAGCTTACGATATTACAGACAGAATTATTTTTGAAGAATCGCTGAAAGAAAGTGAAGAGAAATACCGATTGCTTGTTGAAAATCAGACTGACCTTGTAGTTAAGGTTGATTTAGAAGGAAGATTTCTTTTCGTAAGCGAATCGTACTGTAAAACATTTGGTAAATCTCAGGAAGAATTACTGAATAATAAATTTCTTCCGCTCGTGCATCCCGATGACCGTGAGAGCACATTGAAAGAAATGGAAAAACTTTACTCTCATCCTTATTCCTGTTACATTGAGCAAAGAGCACTCACTGCAAAAGGATGGAAATGGTTCAACTGGGCAGATACAATGGTATTTGATGAAAATGGAAAACCTATTGCAATCATTGGTGTTGGAAGAGATATAACAGAGAAGAAAATAGCAGAAATAGCTTTGAGAGAAAGTCAGGAAGAATTAAAACGTTCCGAAGAGATGCTGCGATCATTAACACAAAAATTGCAGGACATTCGTGAAGAAGAAAGAACAAGAATTGCAATGGAACTTCACGATGAACTCGGACAGGTTCTTACAGCAATAAAGATTGATCTGAATTCTCTGATTAAAAAACCTCCATACAAAAAAGAAATTCCTCAAAAGGTTGCTCCAATTATTTCATTAGTTGAAGACACAATAAACACAGTAAGAAAAATTTCGTCAGAATTAAGACCTGTAATTCTTGATCGTCTTGGTTTGCTTGCTGCAATTGAATGGCAGATTGATGAAGTAAGAAAAAGATTAGGAATAAAAACTCAAACAAATCTTCCCGAAGAAATTACCGGATTAACTAAAGAGCAGGAAGTTGCAATATTCAGAACATTCCAGGAAATAACTACAAACATTTCAAGGCATTCAAAAGCAACTGAAATTGCGGTAAGCATAACAACCGATGAAGAAAAACTTATGATGATTGTTCGTGATAATGGCATTGGTTTTACACCTGAATCAATTTCAAAAAAAGGCGGACTCGGCTTACTCGGTATGAAGGAAAGAATTAAGTCTGTCGGAGGTTTTATGGAAATAAATAGTAAAATAAATTTCGGCACAGAAATAAAAATTTTTATTCCACTCAAATAA
- a CDS encoding response regulator transcription factor yields the protein MKIQKKFNVLLADDHKIVRHGLKKILEDEFSEAYVGEASRDNEIFEQLQKSKWDLIILDISMPGKSGLEILKDIKATHPELPVLILSMYPEEQFALRVMKSGAAGYIRKDSAPEELVDAVKDILEGKKYISPTVMDLLSDVVKKDKSLELSELLSDREYEIFMLIAQGKTVSEIAEILSLSVKTVSTHRTHILEKTRLKNNADIVMYAVRNNLLQ from the coding sequence TTGAAAATCCAAAAAAAGTTTAATGTACTTCTTGCAGACGACCACAAAATTGTAAGACACGGACTAAAAAAAATTCTGGAGGATGAATTTTCTGAAGCTTATGTTGGTGAAGCTTCAAGAGATAACGAAATATTTGAGCAATTGCAGAAATCTAAATGGGATTTGATTATACTTGATATAAGTATGCCGGGTAAAAGCGGTCTCGAGATTTTGAAAGATATAAAAGCCACGCATCCTGAATTACCGGTACTTATTCTAAGTATGTATCCTGAGGAACAATTTGCTCTCAGAGTAATGAAATCCGGAGCTGCAGGTTACATTCGAAAAGACAGCGCACCTGAAGAACTTGTTGATGCTGTGAAAGATATTCTTGAAGGAAAGAAATACATCTCTCCAACTGTGATGGACCTTCTCTCTGATGTAGTGAAAAAAGATAAAAGTCTTGAACTAAGCGAACTGCTTTCCGACAGAGAATATGAAATTTTTATGTTGATAGCGCAAGGCAAAACAGTTTCAGAAATTGCAGAGATACTTTCTTTGAGTGTTAAAACTGTCAGCACCCACCGGACCCACATCCTTGAAAAGACAAGACTAAAGAATAACGCAGATATTGTTATGTATGCGGTGAGGAATAATCTTTTGCAATGA
- a CDS encoding ATP-binding protein, whose translation MSQYSFASVVQKAYRIISSSDNPCQMLDSLCKLLANEKEFVFVWIEPVDSILKDNKLCFAREGYFEKHDKRLIIQHFTECTSFKADRNKNGIHNISSENNDRCFNIIKTYFPDKNSAAIFSTSIRYDQTEFAYLNILITDISNIPEEVFSLLKELVADVAAKINELTTTTKEQEKQITESSENQEYLKTLLHCMYEDIVVIDKNYNVVDVNNSKLKISGKKTEEVLGAKCYAVSHGFDKPCNFYGEECPMQEVFKTGKSRQVRHQLTNENGIVKYVDILFSPFKNENGEVERVIETIRDVTETVDAQLELKAKEIQLKQIVNNLDIVFFNLDLSGRKPKLAYLSEGFNKIWGIDRTLALENQKIWFNSVYEEDRPKVFQLVREYIRTKDPNIKTEFRIVRPDDSLRWISLRTKIITDTSGASKQIFGIAEDITDKKLLELELQNAYQKAKESINFKNYLLGNINHEIRTPLNAVLGFTQILKEETSKEVIDELADKILCASNRLLNTLDSIIELSDLQSDSRKLIHNEVSIFELLKTVQHKFFSIAQEKNLQFEVIEPDQDITIKSDEFLLKKILYQLLDNAFKYTNQGSVTLSLRFDIKEDENWLVLDVSDTGIGIEPEKLETIFEAFRQGSEGLARSYQGTGLGLTLTKKMIELLGGKISVESETGIGSKFSVHIPFDFPEQKEKKNGNNNGHSNLEGKRILIVEDNQLNAEVLRHYLKSVINTDIAFDSHQAFELSEKYLYDLVLMDISLKNGESGIEVMKKMKMRDEYKTVPIVALTAFTFDEDKNKFIAEGFDGFIPKPIQRNELLTEIKSYFRK comes from the coding sequence ATGTCACAATATTCTTTTGCATCGGTAGTTCAGAAAGCATACAGAATCATCTCAAGTTCTGATAATCCTTGTCAGATGCTTGATTCTTTATGCAAACTTCTTGCAAACGAAAAAGAATTTGTTTTCGTCTGGATTGAACCGGTGGATTCGATACTAAAAGATAACAAGCTATGTTTTGCAAGAGAAGGTTACTTTGAAAAGCACGACAAGAGATTAATAATTCAACATTTTACAGAATGTACATCATTTAAAGCTGACAGAAACAAAAACGGAATTCATAATATTTCTTCAGAAAATAATGACAGATGTTTTAATATCATCAAAACTTATTTCCCTGATAAAAATTCTGCTGCGATATTTTCCACTTCAATCCGATATGATCAAACAGAATTTGCATACCTTAACATTCTGATTACAGATATCAGTAACATTCCTGAAGAAGTATTTTCACTTCTGAAAGAACTTGTTGCCGATGTTGCTGCAAAGATAAATGAACTTACAACTACGACTAAGGAGCAGGAGAAACAAATAACCGAATCATCTGAAAATCAGGAATATCTTAAAACACTTCTTCATTGTATGTATGAAGACATAGTGGTGATTGATAAAAATTACAATGTAGTTGATGTAAATAATAGTAAACTTAAAATTAGCGGTAAAAAAACTGAAGAGGTTTTAGGAGCAAAATGTTATGCGGTTTCGCATGGATTTGACAAGCCGTGTAATTTTTATGGTGAAGAATGTCCAATGCAGGAAGTCTTTAAAACCGGAAAGTCCAGGCAGGTAAGACATCAGCTTACTAACGAAAACGGGATTGTGAAATATGTTGACATTCTCTTTTCGCCCTTCAAAAATGAAAATGGTGAAGTTGAAAGAGTGATTGAAACTATAAGAGATGTTACGGAAACTGTTGATGCACAACTTGAATTAAAAGCAAAAGAAATTCAATTAAAACAGATTGTTAATAATCTAGATATAGTTTTCTTCAATCTTGATTTAAGCGGAAGAAAACCTAAACTTGCTTATCTGAGTGAAGGTTTCAATAAAATTTGGGGAATTGACAGAACATTGGCTTTAGAAAATCAAAAGATTTGGTTTAATTCAGTTTATGAAGAAGATCGTCCGAAGGTCTTTCAGTTAGTTCGCGAATACATTAGAACGAAAGACCCAAACATTAAAACTGAATTCAGAATTGTCAGACCTGATGATTCTTTAAGATGGATCAGCTTGCGAACGAAAATTATTACCGATACTTCCGGAGCTTCAAAGCAAATATTTGGAATTGCCGAAGATATCACTGATAAAAAACTTTTGGAACTTGAGTTACAAAATGCTTATCAGAAAGCAAAAGAAAGTATAAACTTCAAGAATTATCTTCTGGGAAATATCAATCACGAAATCAGAACTCCATTAAATGCTGTTCTTGGTTTTACGCAAATTCTGAAAGAAGAAACTTCGAAAGAAGTAATTGATGAACTTGCTGATAAAATTTTGTGTGCAAGTAATCGGCTTCTTAATACACTTGATTCGATAATAGAGCTTTCGGATTTACAATCAGATTCAAGAAAATTGATTCATAACGAAGTAAGCATTTTTGAATTACTTAAAACCGTTCAGCACAAGTTTTTCTCAATTGCGCAGGAAAAGAATTTACAGTTTGAAGTAATTGAACCTGATCAGGACATTACAATCAAGTCAGACGAATTTTTGCTAAAGAAAATTTTATATCAATTGCTTGATAATGCTTTTAAATATACTAATCAGGGTAGTGTTACTTTAAGTTTAAGATTTGATATAAAAGAAGATGAAAACTGGTTAGTGCTAGATGTTTCGGATACAGGAATTGGAATTGAACCGGAAAAGCTTGAAACAATTTTTGAAGCGTTCAGGCAGGGAAGTGAAGGATTAGCAAGATCATATCAGGGCACAGGATTAGGACTTACATTAACAAAAAAAATGATTGAGTTGTTGGGTGGAAAAATTTCAGTTGAAAGCGAAACGGGAATCGGATCTAAGTTTTCAGTACACATTCCATTTGATTTTCCTGAACAGAAAGAAAAGAAGAATGGAAATAATAACGGTCATTCAAATCTTGAAGGAAAGAGAATTTTAATTGTAGAAGATAATCAGTTGAATGCAGAAGTTTTAAGACATTATTTAAAAAGTGTAATCAATACTGACATTGCATTTGATTCTCATCAGGCGTTCGAGCTATCAGAAAAATATTTATATGATTTGGTATTGATGGATATAAGTCTGAAAAATGGTGAAAGCGGAATTGAGGTGATGAAAAAAATGAAAATGCGGGATGAGTATAAAACAGTTCCGATTGTTGCTCTGACTGCATTTACTTTTGATGAAGATAAAAATAAATTTATAGCGGAAGGTTTCGATGGTTTTATTCCAAAACCAATTCAAAGAAATGAATTACTGACTGAGATAAAAAGTTATTTCAGAAAGTAG